The Clostridia bacterium DNA segment AGATACGGATGGTTTAGATTATCTAGCTGGTGAATCTTTGAATTGGATTAATAAAATGGCCTGTGAAGCAACGATGAAGGCCCATTTGGCTGGTGGAACTCCAAACCTAAAAGTGGAAGTACCAGCAAGAGATGCCTTTTCATTGGGTGCCTTATTGTATTTCTTTGAATATGCGTGTGGCGTATCTGCACTAGTCCAACAGGTTAATCCATTTGATCAACCTGGTGTGGAGGAATACAAGGCAAGTATGAAACAACTACTAGTAAAGGGGAGTAATCATGGTAAGTAATCTGCGTGATGTGGAAACACTAGCATATCGTTCTTATATGAGATTGTACCCAAATATACCGAAGGGGCTAGATAAGAATGTTCGGAAACCAGAGTTGACCAGACAGCTCTTGAATGATTTGGGTGTTAGGGATAAGACTATGCACAACATCATGATTACAGGCAGTAAAGGTAAAGGTTCCCTGGCCGTCCTTTTGGCAAAAATTTTGGTGAGTCAAAAAAAGAAAACAGGTCTATTTACCAGTCCTCATCTGCAATTCTTTAAGGAAAGAATTCGTATTGATGGTAAGGCTCTGCCGGATGAATTAATCCTAGAACAGACTGAGAAATGGGAAAATGCATTAAATAGAATTGAACAAAATATGGATGAAAAAACATATATCGGACCAGTTGGAGCAACCGCTGCATTGGCAATGCAAGTATTTCAAGCTCAAAATACTGAATATAACGTGGTGGAACTGGGACGAGGAGCTAGATATGATGACGTTAACCAAGTTTTTGGAGACTATGCCTTAATAAATAAGGTGTTTTTAGAGCATACCGATTATCTTGGAGACAGTATCGAGGAAGTTGCCTATAATAAGGCTGGTGTAATCAAGGAAGGCATGAAGGGTGTGTTTTGTGCTAGACAGTCACCAGAAGTTCTAGCGGTAATTGAGAAGGAAGCCTTGGAAAAACAGGTGCCATTGTATTTGATGGGTAGAGATTTTGATGTTGACAGTGTGCATTTGAGCTTAGCTGGTACCTGCTTCGACTATTATGAAGAGGGAAATCTGGTTTACAAAGATATGGAATTGGGTTTACTAGGCAAACACCAAGCAGAGAACACAGCTTTGGCTTTGTTCTCTTTACGAAAAATGGGTTGTGTCTTGGATGAAATTGCTATGAGAGAAGGCATTCGCAACTTGACTTGGATGGGGAGACTGGAAATTTTAGAAAAAGAACCATTTACCTTATTGGATGGTTGTATTTCTCGCTCTTGCATTGAGCATGTCATCCAGATAAGTGAAGAAATTGAATGTACGCCGGTGGTGTGTGTGATTGGAATACCTCAAGAAAAAGACTATATGGGTGTGGTGGCTAGTCTGAAGCATCATTTTGATCATCTCATTGTAACCCATGCCAACAATGATTTTTTGAAGTTTTCCAAAGAGCAAGTTGTAAATATTCGAAAACTAGTGAAAGACGTCATTTACGTACCCAAAGTGGAAGAAGCTAGGGATATGGCAAAAGAATTAGCCGGCAAGAAAGGTAAAATCCTGTATATTGGAACACAGTCTATGATTAAAGATGTGAAGACAATTTATGGACAATCTACCTTGGATGCATTTTAGATTCAATAGCAGAAATATTGACATAAGATAGAATATTTCATATTATTAGCCTAGATGTATTTAAGGAGAAATCTATGACCAAAAGAAGAAGAAAACTTCGTAGAAGAAGAAACTTGGAGATTAGTAGAGAATTTATTGAATTGGCAGAAACGGTAGTACATCATCCTGAATATGAGAAAATGAAATATATAAGTCATCATTCAGCTAGCGTATATGCTCATAGCGTAAACGTGGCTTATTACTCTTATAAAATTGCTTGTAAGTTGGGTTTGGATAAGACGAGTATTGCTAGAGGCGGTTTGTTGCATGATTTTTATTTGTATAAATTTGATGAAAGACGTACTTCAAAGCATTTGCTTGTGGATGCCTTTAAACACACTTTAAACCATCCGAGAGAGGCATTGCGCAATGCTGAAAAGTATTATAACTTGAACCAAACAGAGCGCAATATAATAGTAAGTCATATGTTTCCTGTGGGGTTGCCAAAATCCCCGGAGGCAATGATCGTATCGATGGTAGATAAGGGCCTAGCCACGTATGAGTATCTGTTGAACTTTAGTCAAAAACGAGAAGCGCTCTACGAGAGTCGTTTCGTATTTGCCAAAATATAGAGTGCCTTACTTAAAGGCACTTTTCTTTTTATAATGTGAAGGAATCTATCTTGACACAAGAGGCCTCATAGTCTATTCTAAGAAAAAGAAGATAGATTGGTTAAATGCTATGAAAAGGAAGAGTACCTATCACGACTCCTTAAGAGAAGATGGCCTAGGCTGGAAGTCATCTGAGTACGGTTAGGGAACGTCACCTTGGAGCTGTGTATCTGAATGCTAGTAGGATATACCGGTTGTTCCGTTATAACTTTTGAGAGGTTGAATCAACAATTAAGGTGGTACCGCGAAGAACTCGTCCTTATGGGAGGTTCTTTTTTTTTATATGATTTTAGTTGAAGGAGAAGTGTAATGGATGATAAAAAGATGATTTCTTCACGATATAACCCAAGTGAAGTAGAAGGAAAATGGTATTCTATCTGGGAGGATAAAGGTTATTTTCACCAAGAGGTAGATAAGGATAAGGAACCGTTTAGTATTGTTATGCCACCACCGAATGTTACTGGACAGTTGCATCTTGGACATGCCATGGACAATACGCTGCAAGATATATTAGTACGCTTTAAACGTATGCAAGGATACAATACCTTATGGGTGCCTGGCACGGATCATGCAGGTATTGCGACCCAGGCCCGTGTTGAGGGTAACTTGGCAAAAGAGGGTATTAGCAAAAACGATTTAGGTAGGGAAAAATTCTTAGAAAAAGTGTGGGAGTGGAAAGATACCTACCACGAGCGTATAGCGGGCCAGTTGCGTTTACTAGGCTCTTCCTGTGATTGGCAAAGAGAACGCTTTACGATGGATGAAGGGTGTTCTGCGGCTGTTAGAGAGGCTTTTGTTTCTCTCTATGAAAAAGGACTGATTTACAAAGGAAAATATATCGTAAACTGGTGTCCTAAGTGCCATACTACCATCTCTGATATTGAAGTAGAGTATGCAGACCATGATAGTTATCTATGGAATATCCGCTATCAACTAGAAGGCACAGACGAATACATTGTAATCGCGACTACTAGACCAGAAACGTTGCTCGGGGATACGGCAGTTGCTGTTCATCCTGATGACGAGAGATATGCAGATATGGTCGGAAAATACTTAATATTGCCAATCGTGGGTAGGAGAATACCCGTGATTGCAGATGACTATGTCGATCCAGCATTTGGTTCAGGAGCTGTCAAGATTACGCCTGCACACGACCCGAATGACTTTGAGATAGCTGGTAGACATGATTTAGAACAGATTGTAGTAATAGATAAAAAGGGGAATATGACCGAGTCTACCGGAAAATATGCCGGGATGGACCGTGATGAATGCCGTGAAATGATTGTCAAGGATTTAGAGCAGGAAGGCAATCTGGTTGGCATAGAGGAATATACCCATAGCGTAGGTGAATGCTATCGCTGTGGTACCGTTATTGAACCGGTAGTATCAAGCCAATGGTTTGTTAAAATGGAGCCTTTAGCTCAACCAGCAATACAGGCTGTACTAGATGGTAAGATAAAATTCATACCTGAGCGTTTCACTAAGGTATATTTAAGTTGGCTTGAAAATATTCGTGACTGGTGTATTTCTAGACAACTTTGGTGGGGACACAGGATTCCAGTATGGTATTGTGAAGACTGTGGTGAAGTCATCTGTGCTAGAGAAAATCCCACGAGTTGTCCCAAATGTGGTAGTAGTAAACTCAATCAGGACCCGGATGTATTGGATACGTGGTTTTCTTCAGGCCTGTGGCCTTTTGAGACAATGGGTTGGCCTGAAGAGACACCTGAATTGGAACAATTCTATCCCACTAGCGTATTGGTAACTGGTAGAGATATTATCTTTTTCTGGGTTGCTAGGATGATTTTCACAGCATTAGAGTTTCAAAAAGAAGTACCTTTCAAAGAGGTATTTATCCATGGACTCATCCTTGATGCACAGGGACGCAAAATGTCTAAATCACTGGGTAACGGCATCGACCCCTTGGAAATCATTGATGAATACGGTACAGATACTCTCCGGTTTATGTTGGTTACGGGCAACACGCCAGGCAACGACCTTAAGTTTCAGAAGGACCGTTTGCTGGGCATCCGTAACTTCACAAATAAAATCTGGAATGCGTCTAGATTTCTTATGATGAACTTGGATGATTTTGCAGGCACTGCCCCTAAAGAAAATGATTTAACACTGGAAGACCGTTGGATTTTGACACAATATAATCTGACAATACAAAAGGTTACCCAATCCTTTGATATGTATGAATTGGGCGAGGCTGCACAGAGCATTTATGATTTTACCTGGAACTATTTCTGTGACTGGTATATTGAGATGGTTAAACCTAGACTATATGGTAAAGTAAGTGAAACCAGCAGACAAACAGCACAGTATGTTTTAAGCAAGATACTTACTGGTACTATGGCTTTGTTACATCCGTTTATGCCATTTATTACTGAAGAAATTTGGCAACACCTGCCGCACGAGGGAGAGTCTTTGATGATTTCCCAGTGGCCAGAAGCAGATGAGAGTGACATATACAACCGCAGTGTTGTTGATATGGACTACCTGATGACTTCGGTGAAAGCGGTGCGTAATATTCGAGCAGAGATGAATGTTGACGAACATAAAAAAGTAGAAGTTATTTTGCAAACTGAAGATGAGCAGATTTTCAACATGTTTGAGGAAAACAAATCAGCTTTCGCCTTGCTAACGAATGCTTCATCTGTTGTAGCCCAACAGGGCTATCACGAGATTGAGGAAGCCGCTTCAAGCATTATTACGGGAGTACATATTTATATGCCATTGAAAGGCATGATCGATTATGATGTAGAACGTAAAAGATTGAACAAAGAAAAGAAAAAATTAGATGACGAAGTAAACCGTTTGGAGAAAAAATTAAGCAATCAAGGATTCTTGGCGAAAGCTCCTGCAAAAGTTGTCGAAATGGAACGTGAAAAGCTTTCTGACTATCAAATAAAAAGGGATGCTGTGATACGCAGTATCGAAAAGTTAGGATAGGAATTGCGATGAATTATCAAGAGGCGTTGGAATATTTACTGAATCTAGATGTTTTTGGTTGGCATCCCGGTTTGGCACGGATTGAAAAACTAATGGAAGTACTGGGCAATCCTGAAAAAAAGATGCGCTTTGTGCATGTCGGAGGAACAAATGGTAAGGGTTCAACGACAGCGATGCTGATGAGTGTTCTTAAAGCAAATGGATACAAAACAGGAATGTTTATTTCGCCCCATTTGGTATCCTACTGTGAACGAATGCAAATCAACGGAGAGATGATACCGGAGGAAAGACTAGCTGAATTAACTACCAAGGTCAAGGAAAAAATAAAGGTGATGACGGATCAGGGGTATGAACATCCGACTGGATTTGAGGTTTCTACTGCAATTGCATTATTGTATTTCTATGAGGAAAAGACAGATATTGCAGTAATTGAAGTGGGACTAGGTGGGGCGATAGATTCCACGAATATCATCACCCCCGCGGTTAGCATTATTACAAACGTTACGTTGGACCATATGTTTTATCTAGGTAATACGGTAAAGGAAATAGCGACTGTAAAAGCAGGCATAATTAAGGAAGGGGTGCCTGTTATTACGGCGAGTGAAGATCCAGATGCCTTGAAGGTTATTCGGACTAGAGCCAAGAAGATGCATGCCCCATATCTGCGTATTGGTCGAGAATTGTACTATAATGTCTTAGAATTAAAAGAAACCGGGACCCACTTTTTGGTTAAAGACGACCGAGGATTTTCCATTGATTTATGCACCCCCTTGGTGGGAGCCCACCAAGCTGTCAATGGTACGACGGTGATGATGGCAATCAAGATGCTGGAAAAGCAGGGGATGTTTTTTTCAGATAAAAAAATTCAAGAAGGCTTTAAAAATACATATTGGCCAGCTAGGTTGGAGTTGATTGGAGAAAAACCGAAGATTCTTTTGGATTCAGCACATAACTATGATGGTGCCGTCAAACTTCGGCATAGTTTGAACACAATTTATAAGTATAAAAAGCTGATTTATGTGATTGGTATGCTTGCCGACAAACAACGTAGTAAAGTGCTGGCTAAACTTGGTCCACTAGCGGATAGTATTGTGGTGACCAAGCCCAACAGCCCACGAGCAGGTGATTGGCAAGCGATGTATAAGAAAGCAAAAAACTATACCCACGATGTGTATATGGATGAATCAATTGAAAAAGCAGTGGACAAGGCTTTGTCCTTGGCAGGTGAAGACGATCTCGTTTGTATTGCAGGTTCAATTTATATGGTTGCATATGCTAGAGAATACATTTTGAATCTTTCGAAAAAATGTATATAATAAAGTAGAGTAACTTTGGATTGTATCACTTTATGAAGAGACAGGAGCGTGAACAATGAAGAGCTTTAAAATACCAGAGGCGACCATTATTCGATTATCCATTTATTCAAGATATCTGAATCGCCTTATTGAACAGGGAATCACGACCATATCCTCAAGTGATATTGCGGAAAAGACAGGTGCGACATCTGCTCAAGTACGCAAGGATTTGGCCTATTTCGGGGAATTCGGAACTAGAGGTGTTGGATACGATGTTGAGAGTTTGTATGATAGTATTGCGG contains these protein-coding regions:
- a CDS encoding HD domain-containing protein, with product MTKRRRKLRRRRNLEISREFIELAETVVHHPEYEKMKYISHHSASVYAHSVNVAYYSYKIACKLGLDKTSIARGGLLHDFYLYKFDERRTSKHLLVDAFKHTLNHPREALRNAEKYYNLNQTERNIIVSHMFPVGLPKSPEAMIVSMVDKGLATYEYLLNFSQKREALYESRFVFAKI
- a CDS encoding valine--tRNA ligase, with the protein product MDDKKMISSRYNPSEVEGKWYSIWEDKGYFHQEVDKDKEPFSIVMPPPNVTGQLHLGHAMDNTLQDILVRFKRMQGYNTLWVPGTDHAGIATQARVEGNLAKEGISKNDLGREKFLEKVWEWKDTYHERIAGQLRLLGSSCDWQRERFTMDEGCSAAVREAFVSLYEKGLIYKGKYIVNWCPKCHTTISDIEVEYADHDSYLWNIRYQLEGTDEYIVIATTRPETLLGDTAVAVHPDDERYADMVGKYLILPIVGRRIPVIADDYVDPAFGSGAVKITPAHDPNDFEIAGRHDLEQIVVIDKKGNMTESTGKYAGMDRDECREMIVKDLEQEGNLVGIEEYTHSVGECYRCGTVIEPVVSSQWFVKMEPLAQPAIQAVLDGKIKFIPERFTKVYLSWLENIRDWCISRQLWWGHRIPVWYCEDCGEVICARENPTSCPKCGSSKLNQDPDVLDTWFSSGLWPFETMGWPEETPELEQFYPTSVLVTGRDIIFFWVARMIFTALEFQKEVPFKEVFIHGLILDAQGRKMSKSLGNGIDPLEIIDEYGTDTLRFMLVTGNTPGNDLKFQKDRLLGIRNFTNKIWNASRFLMMNLDDFAGTAPKENDLTLEDRWILTQYNLTIQKVTQSFDMYELGEAAQSIYDFTWNYFCDWYIEMVKPRLYGKVSETSRQTAQYVLSKILTGTMALLHPFMPFITEEIWQHLPHEGESLMISQWPEADESDIYNRSVVDMDYLMTSVKAVRNIRAEMNVDEHKKVEVILQTEDEQIFNMFEENKSAFALLTNASSVVAQQGYHEIEEAASSIITGVHIYMPLKGMIDYDVERKRLNKEKKKLDDEVNRLEKKLSNQGFLAKAPAKVVEMEREKLSDYQIKRDAVIRSIEKLG
- a CDS encoding bifunctional folylpolyglutamate synthase/dihydrofolate synthase — encoded protein: MNYQEALEYLLNLDVFGWHPGLARIEKLMEVLGNPEKKMRFVHVGGTNGKGSTTAMLMSVLKANGYKTGMFISPHLVSYCERMQINGEMIPEERLAELTTKVKEKIKVMTDQGYEHPTGFEVSTAIALLYFYEEKTDIAVIEVGLGGAIDSTNIITPAVSIITNVTLDHMFYLGNTVKEIATVKAGIIKEGVPVITASEDPDALKVIRTRAKKMHAPYLRIGRELYYNVLELKETGTHFLVKDDRGFSIDLCTPLVGAHQAVNGTTVMMAIKMLEKQGMFFSDKKIQEGFKNTYWPARLELIGEKPKILLDSAHNYDGAVKLRHSLNTIYKYKKLIYVIGMLADKQRSKVLAKLGPLADSIVVTKPNSPRAGDWQAMYKKAKNYTHDVYMDESIEKAVDKALSLAGEDDLVCIAGSIYMVAYAREYILNLSKKCI